A single window of Sphaerodactylus townsendi isolate TG3544 linkage group LG03, MPM_Stown_v2.3, whole genome shotgun sequence DNA harbors:
- the LOC125428545 gene encoding zinc finger protein 260-like isoform X4, whose protein sequence is MEEGSGCCMSAGKTSSVSFMEVAVSFSMEEWALLDPGHRKLYWEVMRENCETIASLGTYNSQKDLRAAEWSTLSFLSVDWVASAGDREENLENMEFTRGSLLPCFPQVVGECGFSLSAVKGSPLSFEEVAMSFTAEEWAVLDTGQRQLYWEVTEANYETVASLVADMREIVDEMEPRRVHRNQDLNVKTSSGDQEALKGEQRRKRKAKQKERNELIAHQRRKMPEVPAQDKLEIRKRRCDRPLYAKGFSCKLSTKKYWSITMYWKMFKCLDCGKCFSKNSQLTVHQKVHTGEKRYKCLECGKRFCSNATLTTHQKVHSGEKPYKCLDCGKSFSQKGALTVHQRVHTGEKPYECLQCGKIFSHKGNLTTHQKVHTGEKPYKCLDCGKSFSQKSAVTVHQKVHTQERPYECLQCGKRFSRNDALTAHQNLHTGEKPYECLLCGKCFSRKVYLTAHQRVHSGEKPFKCWECGKRFSWRTALTVHQRVHTGEKPFKCLECGKRFSWRTALTVHQKVHTKEKPYKCLECGKSFSEMGNLNRHQKIHTGEKPYKCLDCGKSFSQKSAVTVHQKVHTQERPYECLQCGKRFSRNDALTAHQNLHTGEKPYECLLCGKCFSRKVYLTAHQRVHSGEKPFKCWECGKRFSWRTALTVHQRVHTGEKPFKCLECGKRFSWRTALTVHQKVHTKEKPYKCLECGKSFSEMGNLNRHQKIHTGEKPYKCLECGKSFSTNSSLTIHQKIHTGEKPYKCLECGKSFSRNSHLTKHQRIHTGEKPYKCLQCGKFYSQKGNLTAHQKVHT, encoded by the exons ATGGAGGAAGGATCTGGCTGTTGCATGTCTGCAGGAAAG ACCTCCTCGGTTTCCTTTATGGAAGTAGCCGTGTCTTTCAGCATGGAAgaatgggctctgctggatccaggCCATCGAAAACTCTACTGGGAGGTGATGCGGGAAAACTGCGAGACCATAGCATCTCTTG GGACCTACAATTCCCAGAAAGACTTGAGAGCAGCAGAGTGGTCTACCCTATCTTTCCTAAGCGTTGATTGGGTGGCTTCAGCTGGAGACAGAGAAGAAAATTTGGAGAACATGGAATTCACAAGGGGATCTCTTCTTCCTTGTTTCCCCCAGGTGGTGGGAGAATGTGGCTTTTCCTTGTCTGCAGTAAAG GGATCCCCCCTGTCCTTTGAGGAGGTAGCCATGTCCTTCACTGCAGAGGAATGGGCTGTGCTGGATACAGGCCAAAGACAACTCTATTGGGAAGTTACTGAGGCAAATTACGAGACCGTGGCCTCTCTTG TTGCAGACATGAGGGAAATAGTGGATGAGATGGAACCAAGAAGAGTGCACAGGAATCAAGATCTCAATGTGAAAACGAGCTCTGGGGATCAGGAAGCACTAAAGGGAgagcagagaaggaagaggaaagcaaaacagaaggAGAGGAATGAATTGATTGCCCATCAGAGGAGGAAGATGCCCGAGGTCCCAGCACAAGATAAATTAGagataagaaaaagaagatgtgATCGTCCTCTTTATGCAAAAGGGTTCAGCTGCAAATTGAGTACTAAAAAATATTGGAGTATTACAATGTATTGGAAAATGTTTAAATGCTTGGactgtggaaagtgcttctccaAGAATAGCCAACTAACTGtacatcaaaaggttcacacaggggagaagcggtataaatgcttggagtgtggaaagagattctgttCAAATGCAACCCTAACTACTCATCAGAAGGTTCactcaggagagaagccatataaatgcttggattgtgGGAAGAGCTTCTCACAGAAAGGGGCCCTAACTGtacatcaaagggttcacacaggagagaagccatatgaaTGCTTGCAATGTGGAAAGATCTTCTCTCATAAAGGCAACCTAACTACACATCagaaggttcacacaggggagaagccatataaatgcttggattgtgGGAAGAGCTTCTCACAAAAAAGTGCTGTGACTGtacatcaaaaggttcacacacAGGAGAGGCCATATgaatgcttgcagtgtggaaagagattctctCGGAATGATGCCCTAACTGCACATCAGAAtcttcacacaggggagaaaccatatgaatgtttgctgtgtggaaagtgcttctctcgaAAGGTCTACCTAACCGCACATCAGAGGGTTCACTCAGGGGAGAAGCCATTTAAATGctgggagtgtggaaagagattctctTGGCGAACAGCACTAACTGtacatcaaagggttcacacaggggagaaaccatttaaatgcttggagtgtggaaaaagattctcTTGGCGTACAGCACTAACTGTACATCAGAAGGTTCACACAAAGGAGAAGccgtataaatgcttggagtgtggaaagagcttctctgAGATGGGCAACCTAAATCGAcatcaaaaaattcacacaggggagaagccatataaatgcttggattgtgGGAAGAGCTTCTCACAAAAAAGTGCTGTGACTGTACATCAGAAGGTTCACACACAGGAGAGGCCATATgaatgcttgcagtgtggaaagagattctctCGGAATGATGCCCTAACTGCACATCAGAAtcttcacacaggggagaaaccatatgaatgtttgctgtgtggaaagtgcttctctcgaAAGGTCTACCTAACCGCACATCAGAGGGTTCACTCAGGGGAGAAGCCATTTAAATGctgggagtgtggaaagagattctctTGGCGAACAGCACTAACTGtacatcaaagggttcacacaggggagaaaccatttaaatgcttggagtgtggaaaaagattctcTTGGCGTACAGCACTAACTGTACATCAGAAGGTTCACACAAAGGAGAAGccgtataaatgcttggagtgtggaaagagcttctctgAGATGGGCAACCTAAATCGAcatcaaaaaattcacacaggggagaagccatataaatgcttggagtgtggaaagagcttctctaCAAATAGCTCCCTAACTATACATCAaaagattcacacaggggagaaaccttataaatgcttggagtgcggAAAGAGCTTCTCTCGGAATTCCCACCTAACAAAACAtcagaggattcacacag gagagaagccatataaatgcttgcagtgtggaaagtTCTACTCTCAGAAAGGCAACCTAACTGCACATCAGAAGGTTCACACATGA
- the LOC125428545 gene encoding zinc finger protein 420-like isoform X1 translates to MEEGSGCCMSAGKTSSVSFMEVAVSFSMEEWALLDPGHRKLYWEVMRENCETIASLGTYNSQKDLRAAEWSTLSFLSVDWVASAGDREENLENMEFTRGSLLPCFPQVVGECGFSLSAVKGSPLSFEEVAMSFTAEEWAVLDTGQRQLYWEVTEANYETVASLVADMREIVDEMEPRRVHRNQDLNVKTSSGDQEALKGEQRRKRKAKQKERNELIAHQRRKMPEVPAQDKLEIRKRRCDRPLYAKGFSCKLSTKKYWSITMYWKMFKCLDCGKCFSKNSQLTVHQKVHTGEKRYKCLECGKRFCSNATLTTHQKVHSGEKPYKCLDCGKSFSQKGALTVHQRVHTGEKPYECLQCGKIFSHKGNLTTHQKVHTGEKPYKCLDCGKSFSQKSAVTVHQKVHTQERPYECLQCGKRFSRNDALTAHQNLHTGEKPYECLLCGKCFSRKVYLTAHQRVHSGEKPFKCWECGKRFSWRTALTVHQRVHTGEKPFKCLECGKRFSWRTALTVHQKVHTKEKPYKCLECGKSFSEMGNLNRHQKIHTGEKPYKCLDCGKSFSQKSAVTVHQKVHTQERPYECLQCGKRFSRNDALTAHQNLHTGEKPYECLLCGKCFSRKVYLTAHQRVHSGEKPFKCWECGKRFSWRTALTVHQRVHTGEKPFKCLECGKRFSWRTALTVHQKVHTKEKPYKCLECGKSFSEMGNLNRHQKIHTGEKPYKCLECGKSFSTNSSLTIHQKIHTGEKPYKCLECGKSFSRNSHLTKHQRIHTGEKPYKCLQCGKRFSVNDALAIHQRVHSGEKPYKCLECGKRFCDIGSLRKHERVHKGERPYECLVCRKSFAQNSYLTAHQKVHTGEKPFECLQCGKRFSWNVALTVHQRVHTGEKPHKCLKCGKCFSRKNLLTEHQKLHLGEKPYKCLECEKRFSNYGSLKKHERMHTGESLYKCLECGKRFSGKGSLNIHKRVHTGERPYECLVCRKRFSQKSYLTAHQKVHTGEKPYECLQCGKRFSWNAALTAHQRVHTGEKPYKCLQCGKFYSQKGNLTAHQKVHT, encoded by the exons ATGGAGGAAGGATCTGGCTGTTGCATGTCTGCAGGAAAG ACCTCCTCGGTTTCCTTTATGGAAGTAGCCGTGTCTTTCAGCATGGAAgaatgggctctgctggatccaggCCATCGAAAACTCTACTGGGAGGTGATGCGGGAAAACTGCGAGACCATAGCATCTCTTG GGACCTACAATTCCCAGAAAGACTTGAGAGCAGCAGAGTGGTCTACCCTATCTTTCCTAAGCGTTGATTGGGTGGCTTCAGCTGGAGACAGAGAAGAAAATTTGGAGAACATGGAATTCACAAGGGGATCTCTTCTTCCTTGTTTCCCCCAGGTGGTGGGAGAATGTGGCTTTTCCTTGTCTGCAGTAAAG GGATCCCCCCTGTCCTTTGAGGAGGTAGCCATGTCCTTCACTGCAGAGGAATGGGCTGTGCTGGATACAGGCCAAAGACAACTCTATTGGGAAGTTACTGAGGCAAATTACGAGACCGTGGCCTCTCTTG TTGCAGACATGAGGGAAATAGTGGATGAGATGGAACCAAGAAGAGTGCACAGGAATCAAGATCTCAATGTGAAAACGAGCTCTGGGGATCAGGAAGCACTAAAGGGAgagcagagaaggaagaggaaagcaaaacagaaggAGAGGAATGAATTGATTGCCCATCAGAGGAGGAAGATGCCCGAGGTCCCAGCACAAGATAAATTAGagataagaaaaagaagatgtgATCGTCCTCTTTATGCAAAAGGGTTCAGCTGCAAATTGAGTACTAAAAAATATTGGAGTATTACAATGTATTGGAAAATGTTTAAATGCTTGGactgtggaaagtgcttctccaAGAATAGCCAACTAACTGtacatcaaaaggttcacacaggggagaagcggtataaatgcttggagtgtggaaagagattctgttCAAATGCAACCCTAACTACTCATCAGAAGGTTCactcaggagagaagccatataaatgcttggattgtgGGAAGAGCTTCTCACAGAAAGGGGCCCTAACTGtacatcaaagggttcacacaggagagaagccatatgaaTGCTTGCAATGTGGAAAGATCTTCTCTCATAAAGGCAACCTAACTACACATCagaaggttcacacaggggagaagccatataaatgcttggattgtgGGAAGAGCTTCTCACAAAAAAGTGCTGTGACTGtacatcaaaaggttcacacacAGGAGAGGCCATATgaatgcttgcagtgtggaaagagattctctCGGAATGATGCCCTAACTGCACATCAGAAtcttcacacaggggagaaaccatatgaatgtttgctgtgtggaaagtgcttctctcgaAAGGTCTACCTAACCGCACATCAGAGGGTTCACTCAGGGGAGAAGCCATTTAAATGctgggagtgtggaaagagattctctTGGCGAACAGCACTAACTGtacatcaaagggttcacacaggggagaaaccatttaaatgcttggagtgtggaaaaagattctcTTGGCGTACAGCACTAACTGTACATCAGAAGGTTCACACAAAGGAGAAGccgtataaatgcttggagtgtggaaagagcttctctgAGATGGGCAACCTAAATCGAcatcaaaaaattcacacaggggagaagccatataaatgcttggattgtgGGAAGAGCTTCTCACAAAAAAGTGCTGTGACTGTACATCAGAAGGTTCACACACAGGAGAGGCCATATgaatgcttgcagtgtggaaagagattctctCGGAATGATGCCCTAACTGCACATCAGAAtcttcacacaggggagaaaccatatgaatgtttgctgtgtggaaagtgcttctctcgaAAGGTCTACCTAACCGCACATCAGAGGGTTCACTCAGGGGAGAAGCCATTTAAATGctgggagtgtggaaagagattctctTGGCGAACAGCACTAACTGtacatcaaagggttcacacaggggagaaaccatttaaatgcttggagtgtggaaaaagattctcTTGGCGTACAGCACTAACTGTACATCAGAAGGTTCACACAAAGGAGAAGccgtataaatgcttggagtgtggaaagagcttctctgAGATGGGCAACCTAAATCGAcatcaaaaaattcacacaggggagaagccatataaatgcttggagtgtggaaagagcttctctaCAAATAGCTCCCTAACTATACATCAaaagattcacacaggggagaaaccttataaatgcttggagtgcggAAAGAGCTTCTCTCGGAATTCCCACCTAACAAAACAtcagaggattcacacaggggagaagccatataaatgtctgcagtgtggaaagagattctctGTGAATGATGCCCTAGCTATTCATCAGCGGGTTCACTCAGGGGAGAAGccgtataaatgcttggaatgtggaaagagattctgtgACATTGGCTCCCTAAGAAAGCATGAAAGAGTTCATAAAGGGGAGAGGCCATATGAATGCTTGGTGTGtagaaagagctttgctcagaatAGCTACCTAACTgcacatcaaaaggttcacacaggggagaaaccatttgaatgtttgcagtgtggaaagagattctccTGGAATGTAGCCCTAACTGtacatcaaagggttcacacaggagagaaaccacataaatgcttgaagtgtggaaagtgcttctctcgtAAAAACCTCCTAACTGAGCATCAAAAGCTTCACttaggggagaagccatataaatgcttggaatgtgaaAAGAGATTCTCTAACTACGGCTCCCTAAAAAAACATGAAAGGATGCATACAGGGGAGAGTctatataaatgcctggagtgtggaaagagattctctGGGAAGGGCTCCCTAAACATTCATAaaagggttcacacaggggagaggccATATGAATGCTTGGTGTGTAGAAAGAGATTCTCTCAGAAAAGCTACCTAACTgcacatcaaaaggttcacacaggggagaagccatatgaatgcttgcagtgtggaaagagattctccTGGAATGCAGCCCTGACTGCACATCAGAgggttcacacaggagagaagccatataaatgcttgcagtgtggaaagtTCTACTCTCAGAAAGGCAACCTAACTGCACATCAGAAGGTTCACACATGA
- the LOC125428545 gene encoding zinc finger protein 420-like isoform X3, giving the protein MEEGSGCCMSAGKTSSVSFMEVAVSFSMEEWALLDPGHRKLYWEVMRENCETIASLGTYNSQKDLRAAEWSTLSFLSVDWVASAGDREENLENMEFTRGSLLPCFPQVVGECGFSLSAVKGSPLSFEEVAMSFTAEEWAVLDTGQRQLYWEVTEANYETVASLVADMREIVDEMEPRRVHRNQDLNVKTSSGDQEALKGEQRRKRKAKQKERNELIAHQRRKMPEVPAQDKLEIRKRRCDRPLYAKGFSCKLSTKKYWSITMYWKMFKCLDCGKCFSKNSQLTVHQKVHTGEKPYKCLDCGKSFSQKSAVTVHQKVHTQERPYECLQCGKRFSRNDALTAHQNLHTGEKPYECLLCGKCFSRKVYLTAHQRVHSGEKPFKCWECGKRFSWRTALTVHQRVHTGEKPFKCLECGKRFSWRTALTVHQKVHTKEKPYKCLECGKSFSEMGNLNRHQKIHTGEKPYKCLDCGKSFSQKSAVTVHQKVHTQERPYECLQCGKRFSRNDALTAHQNLHTGEKPYECLLCGKCFSRKVYLTAHQRVHSGEKPFKCWECGKRFSWRTALTVHQRVHTGEKPFKCLECGKRFSWRTALTVHQKVHTKEKPYKCLECGKSFSEMGNLNRHQKIHTGEKPYKCLECGKSFSTNSSLTIHQKIHTGEKPYKCLECGKSFSRNSHLTKHQRIHTGEKPYKCLQCGKRFSVNDALAIHQRVHSGEKPYKCLECGKRFCDIGSLRKHERVHKGERPYECLVCRKSFAQNSYLTAHQKVHTGEKPFECLQCGKRFSWNVALTVHQRVHTGEKPHKCLKCGKCFSRKNLLTEHQKLHLGEKPYKCLECEKRFSNYGSLKKHERMHTGESLYKCLECGKRFSGKGSLNIHKRVHTGERPYECLVCRKRFSQKSYLTAHQKVHTGEKPYECLQCGKRFSWNAALTAHQRVHTGEKPYKCLQCGKFYSQKGNLTAHQKVHT; this is encoded by the exons ATGGAGGAAGGATCTGGCTGTTGCATGTCTGCAGGAAAG ACCTCCTCGGTTTCCTTTATGGAAGTAGCCGTGTCTTTCAGCATGGAAgaatgggctctgctggatccaggCCATCGAAAACTCTACTGGGAGGTGATGCGGGAAAACTGCGAGACCATAGCATCTCTTG GGACCTACAATTCCCAGAAAGACTTGAGAGCAGCAGAGTGGTCTACCCTATCTTTCCTAAGCGTTGATTGGGTGGCTTCAGCTGGAGACAGAGAAGAAAATTTGGAGAACATGGAATTCACAAGGGGATCTCTTCTTCCTTGTTTCCCCCAGGTGGTGGGAGAATGTGGCTTTTCCTTGTCTGCAGTAAAG GGATCCCCCCTGTCCTTTGAGGAGGTAGCCATGTCCTTCACTGCAGAGGAATGGGCTGTGCTGGATACAGGCCAAAGACAACTCTATTGGGAAGTTACTGAGGCAAATTACGAGACCGTGGCCTCTCTTG TTGCAGACATGAGGGAAATAGTGGATGAGATGGAACCAAGAAGAGTGCACAGGAATCAAGATCTCAATGTGAAAACGAGCTCTGGGGATCAGGAAGCACTAAAGGGAgagcagagaaggaagaggaaagcaaaacagaaggAGAGGAATGAATTGATTGCCCATCAGAGGAGGAAGATGCCCGAGGTCCCAGCACAAGATAAATTAGagataagaaaaagaagatgtgATCGTCCTCTTTATGCAAAAGGGTTCAGCTGCAAATTGAGTACTAAAAAATATTGGAGTATTACAATGTATTGGAAAATGTTTAAATGCTTGGactgtggaaagtgcttctccaAGAATAGCCAACTAACTGtacatcaaaag gttcacacaggggagaagccatataaatgcttggattgtgGGAAGAGCTTCTCACAAAAAAGTGCTGTGACTGtacatcaaaaggttcacacacAGGAGAGGCCATATgaatgcttgcagtgtggaaagagattctctCGGAATGATGCCCTAACTGCACATCAGAAtcttcacacaggggagaaaccatatgaatgtttgctgtgtggaaagtgcttctctcgaAAGGTCTACCTAACCGCACATCAGAGGGTTCACTCAGGGGAGAAGCCATTTAAATGctgggagtgtggaaagagattctctTGGCGAACAGCACTAACTGtacatcaaagggttcacacaggggagaaaccatttaaatgcttggagtgtggaaaaagattctcTTGGCGTACAGCACTAACTGTACATCAGAAGGTTCACACAAAGGAGAAGccgtataaatgcttggagtgtggaaagagcttctctgAGATGGGCAACCTAAATCGAcatcaaaaaattcacacaggggagaagccatataaatgcttggattgtgGGAAGAGCTTCTCACAAAAAAGTGCTGTGACTGTACATCAGAAGGTTCACACACAGGAGAGGCCATATgaatgcttgcagtgtggaaagagattctctCGGAATGATGCCCTAACTGCACATCAGAAtcttcacacaggggagaaaccatatgaatgtttgctgtgtggaaagtgcttctctcgaAAGGTCTACCTAACCGCACATCAGAGGGTTCACTCAGGGGAGAAGCCATTTAAATGctgggagtgtggaaagagattctctTGGCGAACAGCACTAACTGtacatcaaagggttcacacaggggagaaaccatttaaatgcttggagtgtggaaaaagattctcTTGGCGTACAGCACTAACTGTACATCAGAAGGTTCACACAAAGGAGAAGccgtataaatgcttggagtgtggaaagagcttctctgAGATGGGCAACCTAAATCGAcatcaaaaaattcacacaggggagaagccatataaatgcttggagtgtggaaagagcttctctaCAAATAGCTCCCTAACTATACATCAaaagattcacacaggggagaaaccttataaatgcttggagtgcggAAAGAGCTTCTCTCGGAATTCCCACCTAACAAAACAtcagaggattcacacaggggagaagccatataaatgtctgcagtgtggaaagagattctctGTGAATGATGCCCTAGCTATTCATCAGCGGGTTCACTCAGGGGAGAAGccgtataaatgcttggaatgtggaaagagattctgtgACATTGGCTCCCTAAGAAAGCATGAAAGAGTTCATAAAGGGGAGAGGCCATATGAATGCTTGGTGTGtagaaagagctttgctcagaatAGCTACCTAACTgcacatcaaaaggttcacacaggggagaaaccatttgaatgtttgcagtgtggaaagagattctccTGGAATGTAGCCCTAACTGtacatcaaagggttcacacaggagagaaaccacataaatgcttgaagtgtggaaagtgcttctctcgtAAAAACCTCCTAACTGAGCATCAAAAGCTTCACttaggggagaagccatataaatgcttggaatgtgaaAAGAGATTCTCTAACTACGGCTCCCTAAAAAAACATGAAAGGATGCATACAGGGGAGAGTctatataaatgcctggagtgtggaaagagattctctGGGAAGGGCTCCCTAAACATTCATAaaagggttcacacaggggagaggccATATGAATGCTTGGTGTGTAGAAAGAGATTCTCTCAGAAAAGCTACCTAACTgcacatcaaaaggttcacacaggggagaagccatatgaatgcttgcagtgtggaaagagattctccTGGAATGCAGCCCTGACTGCACATCAGAgggttcacacaggagagaagccatataaatgcttgcagtgtggaaagtTCTACTCTCAGAAAGGCAACCTAACTGCACATCAGAAGGTTCACACATGA